In Gossypium arboreum isolate Shixiya-1 chromosome 6, ASM2569848v2, whole genome shotgun sequence, the following are encoded in one genomic region:
- the LOC108484962 gene encoding ankyrin repeat-containing protein ITN1-like, which produces MEKRLYNATKNGDKNELICGYPETPLHVAAMLGHYDFTDELLIQMPKLAKELDSRRRSPLHLAVGKGHRKIVIRLLEVNPDMCFICDIDGRNPLHIAAMKGRLAVLRELLEAGPWAALSPMAQGDTILHACVRWNQLEALKLLLTEGIWDEEFAIDFLIRQEDVNKNIKNKDGLKPFELLSQNQRDEFAKDESLSDTIRSNILVSTREPDQPNAISEAKRSNVDWLKGKGHNLILVASLLADMAFHAAVNPPGGFWHDNDPSHRAGHSIFADTYPNTYTQFLMSNTFGFMASLIIIQLLISGLPIRRKLFKQVLIAVMSVAIVAMGFAYAVSLVPLTSDPAYP; this is translated from the exons ATGGAGAAAAGGCTTTATAATGCAACTAAGAATGGCGACaagaatgagttaattt GTGGTTACCCTGAAACACCTTTGCATGTAGCTGCAATGCTTGGCCATTATGATTTCACTGATGAACTTCTCATCCAAATGCCTAAGCTGGCCAAGGAATTGGATTCCCGAAGGAGATCACCGCTTCACTTAGCAGTAGGTAAAGGTCACAGGAAAATTGTGATAAGGTTACTCGAGGTCAACCCTGATATGTGCTTTATCTGTGATATTGATGGGAGGAACCCACTTCATATTGCGGCCATGAAAGGCCGACTTGCTGTGCTGCGAGAGTTGCTTGAAGCTGGACCCTGGGCAGCTCTGTCTCCGATGGCCCAAGGTGACACAATTTTGCATGCCTGTGTGAGATGGAATCAGCTTGAGGCCTTGAAATTATTGTTGACAGAAGGAATTTGGGATGAAGAATTT gCCATAGACTTTCTCATTCGTCAGGAAGATGTGAACAAAAATATCAAGAATAAAGATGGCTTGAAGCCATTCGAACTTTTATCACAAAATCAGAGAGATGAGTTTGCCAAGGATGAGTCATTATCTGACACAATAAGGAGCAACATCTTAGTATCCACACGAGAACCTGATCAACCAAATGCAATATCGGAAGCTAAGAGAAGCAATGTTGATTGGTTGAAAGGAAAAGGCCACAACCTAATCCTGGTGGCTTCCCTGCTAGCAGACATGGCATTCCATGCAGCCGTCAATCCTCCTGGTGGATTTTGGCATGACAACGACCCAAGCCACAGGGCAGGGCATTCTATATTTGCAGATACGTATCCAAATACATATACCCAATTCCTCATGTCAAATACATTTGGTTTCATGGCATCTCTCATCATCATCCAATTGCTTATAAGCGGATTGCCAATCCGGCGTAAGTTGTTTAAGCAGGTTTTAATAGCCGTCATGTCGGTTGCCATTGTTGCCATGGGATTTGCATATGCAGTCTCTCTCGTACCTTTAACATCCGATCCTGCATACCCTTGA